The genome window TCTCTAGTTTAGAAATGGAGTGAAATGTCTTCTAGAGTCTAGACTCCTATGCTGCAATGGGCTGTCGGATGTCACTGATAGTCCATTTCCTTGATTCACACCTGGACTTTTTTGCAGAGAACCTTGGAGCAGTGTCTGATGAGCAAGGGGAACGCTTTCATCAAGATATTGCATCAATGGAACAACGATATCAAGGATTTTGGAATGCAGGAACGTTAGCTGACTACTGCTGGATGTTATACAGGGATGAAcctgagaaaaaacaaaacagaagaaagtCTGAATCTCAAAGATTTTAAATTGTAATTCATTAGAGTACATTCTAActttattttgtacataataGTTTTGATTTTGTACAATAAAAAGCCATGTAAGTGTCATATCTTGTACTCAATAAATCTTATACAGATATGCTTTACAAGTTTACATACCCTGTACGTTAAAACAACAGGTATCAGTAACATTAAAATGTGACCTGATAGAGAAAAGCGGACTTCAGATCCGTAATcagcataaaaaataaacacagaaaagtCAGTTTGCATCTCTGATGATTAAAAAAAGTTTCATTTTGTTGACCAGTGATTTAACCAAGAATGTGATGACACCATCTTAAGTCACTGAAATACATTGACACAAAGAATGTTTGTTTTTATCAGTTGGAGCTTCTTTACCTGTGATtattgaaaaaatacaaaatacttttattttctagttttataTTATCAAAgcttctaatttctctctctctctctctctctctctctctctctctctctctctctctctctctctctctctctctctctctctctctctctctctctctctctctctctcctgtggtcACAATCTTTGAGATtgatgaaactgaaaaaaaaattaagactaATATATGGGACCATTGACGCCCATTGCCTATAAATAACAATTAACAGGTGATCAACTGTTTATCGTTTCGAGCACTATAGTTGATAACAACGGGGGACACCAATTGATGGAGTACCCGAATACACTCACTAACGATACGAAGGCTTCCTTAAAGGAGCAACTAAGAAGCTGTGGCTCGACGTGCACTGTGTTCCAAAGCAGCAATTCACCATAGCCTATCAAGATAATATCGATCCATACATTTCATATATCAGCCAAATGGTTCCTGACTTGGTGAGACTACTGGACGGGCACCTCGAGAGTGTACCTGGTGACTTGAGGCATGCTCTTGTGATGCAGTACGGGGGAAAAACTCTCCTCGGGGATAATTTCATTGGGCCGCATCTGAACGTCGTGCACGGCGGCGACAGGAATGGCCCCCAGACGATACGCCAGCTCGGACACACTGCCTGCGTCCTTGGCCAGCTCTTCGGAAACTTCATACTGAGAAGAGCCTGATTGAGAGCTTCCCGATGCTCGCACGAATCCAGCGTCAACCGCCAGCTTGAGCATGGGCGACAAAGAAGACCTCATTCTGTCTTCATTATTAATTTGCTGCAGCTGCTGCTCTTCTACATGCACGTTGGCTGACACAGAAGGAACTGGTAGTGCCCTCAGTCCCACAGCAGGCGATGATATTGGCTAGTATAAGGAAAGAGATCATGTATATAGCATATAGCTAAAGATTAATGAAGGACAAAATCATTAATACTTATTGTACTGCATCAGACAATGATTCCATTAAACACTACCGTATTAGTTTATTAATTCTTTCGCGTTTCGCAACACTCTGAAATCATATTGTAAACAGAGAAAAGGTTGCTCAGGAAATATACATACTAATCATCAATTTACTGAATAAACAGCAGCTAAAGCTCAAAATAGTCAGtatcagaaaataaaaagaaaatcccAAGAggataataaaaacgtacacctAAGTATCTGAACAATGTGAATAAAGCGGTAAGCATATATACTGTATGTCCAGGAAAATCTTTACAAGCTTATTACTGCAGTGACTGCTGCCATTAGGGTAAAATAAGGATGTGAGATGAAGGGGTGAAGGTAGGGGAGGTGAGGCAGTTCCTCATTTGTGCTCTATCAGCCTGTTTGAGCTCTTGAACCCTGTTGTTGCTCTGCCATGCTTCTTACCTGAACAGGAGCCCCGAGGCCGAGCAGCGGGGGAGCCAGGAAGGTGGGCTGACCTGCAGGTTTAATTGTAAAACTTGATCTTAAAAGATGGAAATAATGATATTTCATACAACTAAAGTAAAATGAAACTAATGGATAATCAATATGCATAGAGGCTCATTATTTCAAtttagatttcttttttttttttgagagaaaGAGTTATAAAAGCAAATTAAGTGTTAcctataaagaaagagaggaagccaGAAAGCATCAAGAAAATTTATGTTTCGACTTTCAAAAGTTGTAATTCACCAAATAGGAACGAAGGGTTTAAAAACAGCCATATTTGGTGGCACTGACAGAACGCTGACCCACTCACCATACGTGTTGACATAATGAAAGGGGCTGCCGTGAGTCAGATACTCAGGAAACGGATATCCATACACAAAGCTGGCACCATCGGCCTTGTAGTACTGGTACCTATGGAAAGATCAGGAATAGACGACCTAGCAAGAAGTAGAAAAAACTATTTTTGTAACAAaatattaaatgaatacatttTGTTCAACGTTTTACATAGTTAtggtatttgtattaaatttttattatcatttactCGAATTTATGGTCaataaaaatctatctatctatctgcgcgtgtatgtgtgtgtgtgtgtgtgtgtgtgtgtaactcaccacaGCCTGATTaagagttggactcgcttttgtcagcaggtaccctcccaacacgagcaagtgcatgctcattaccgtcgatctctgggtactgccaggacctcacacaccacacaccccatcccccttgctcaaggggggacagtaatcactcctagtcaacggaaaaaatccggcctgagcggggctcgaaccgccgcctgtttggccgtgaagccttgcagcgcggcgctctagccgattgagcggagtgtgtgtgtgtgtgtgtgttcggccaATAGTCCCAGTCGGCTTTCCTAGTGGGGCATGGTGGTCCCAGCCCGTAATGACGCAGActagtgttttatagtggcgccatcttgcttggttcatgctgcttcccggagctcatctttcatcctctttaGAGAGTATACCTAGAGTCTGATTTGATAAGTaatctttaggacagcatgtaggtagtcttaagccactctgcaatgactgaaaattatcagcttgtagcggcgggccgGTTTTGAACCAGGGTCTCCCAGGACACCGCGCCCACACGttgatcactcagccaccgcctcccctgtgtgtgtgtgtgtgtgtgtgtgtgtgtgtgtgtgtgtatcaatatCTCGATAGTTGACTAGattaataaatgaatagataaatagacaggtcGATAGGCGACCTAACTAGGAGTGGGACATGGACATTTAGATAGttggatatatatagagagagaagatTTGTATGATTAAAGGGTGAGGCtcgaatttacacacacacaaaaaaacatagatagatagatagacagatatatagacagatagtgccttcgtggtgcagtgattagcgtgCCTAGCCACGAATCTTCGagcccgggttcaaatcccggcctgggcaatCGGCGTGCAGTTCACACAGctgtttatcttccctttccaacTGGTCGATAAGTGGGTATCTAGGGAAAccaggggaaggtaaactatggtaacccggatgtcacactggccctgtttcccgaggtaatgtttttttttttttttctacaacaggGTCAAGGGCCAAAGCGAGTGTTGCAGTGCTTAGGAAGCAGATCTTTGGGTACGGCTGAAGCTACAAAACACTCAAACACAACCGGGAGGTGGTACAAAACCCCCGACTAGCACCCGGTATTAAATCATTGCTGGGTGGACATGGGGCACGGATTTAAAG of Eriocheir sinensis breed Jianghai 21 chromosome 27, ASM2467909v1, whole genome shotgun sequence contains these proteins:
- the LOC127003972 gene encoding uncharacterized protein LOC127003972 isoform X1, which produces MPLAVLNASLALILKRWSVGSMRFFVLMVVVTLVTATEQVFNQPYQYYKADGASFVYGYPFPEYLTHGSPFHYVNTYGQPTFLAPPLLGLGAPVQPISSPAVGLRALPVPSVSANVHVEEQQLQQINNEDRMRSSLSPMLKLAVDAGFVRASGSSQSGSSQYEVSEELAKDAGSVSELAYRLGAIPVAAVHDVQMRPNEIIPEESFSPVLHHKSMPQVTRYTLEVPVQ
- the LOC127003972 gene encoding uncharacterized protein LOC127003972 isoform X2 codes for the protein MKVLMVVVTLVTATEQVFNQPYQYYKADGASFVYGYPFPEYLTHGSPFHYVNTYGQPTFLAPPLLGLGAPVQPISSPAVGLRALPVPSVSANVHVEEQQLQQINNEDRMRSSLSPMLKLAVDAGFVRASGSSQSGSSQYEVSEELAKDAGSVSELAYRLGAIPVAAVHDVQMRPNEIIPEESFSPVLHHKSMPQVTRYTLEVPVQ